A genomic region of Manihot esculenta cultivar AM560-2 chromosome 15, M.esculenta_v8, whole genome shotgun sequence contains the following coding sequences:
- the LOC110602128 gene encoding DEAD-box ATP-dependent RNA helicase 13 isoform X1 has protein sequence MAANSPPTQPSFSSKPSNKKRKGKGNRNPQDPELDRLDSLQWHRSLAEDDPFSAFAGSHELEGGFLSLEEIDEADYGLELPNVDKGKPEKSVKSKKRKHDVANDAIEEKVEEAEKAVGNEEKKKKRKKKEKRKKKEKKKKANGTQKNEELTAVNVDSNGKDEDDDGGESIDETDFYAWNELRLHPSLMKSIYRLGFKEPTPIQKACIPAAAHQGKVSRVNVSEKVIFCETGSGKTLAFGLPIFQRLLEERYKATKMFEELGGEAEKFAPKCLMRALIITPTRELALQVTDHLKEVAKGIDIRVVPIVGGMSTEKQERLLKARPEVIVGTPGRLWELMSGGEKHLAELHSLSFFVLDEADRMIENGHFHELQSIIDMLPVANSSTEVERQSQNVQNCATLSTLQRKKRQTFVFSATIALSADFRKKLKRGLLKSKEEMTGGLNSIETLSERAGIRANAAIIDLTNASILAHKLEESFIECREEEKDAYLYYILSVHGQGRTIVFCTSIAALRHISALLRILGVHVWTLHAQMQQRARLKAMDRFRTNEHGILIATDVAARGLDIPGVRTVVHYQLPHSAEVYVHRSGRTARAFTDGCSIALISPNDTSKFASLCKSFSKESFQRFPLEESYMPEVIKRLSLARQIDKIMRKNSQEKAKKTWFERNAESVELIVEKDDSEDERVNNYKQKKITSMQLNKLQQELNMLLSRPLQPKTFSHRYLAGAGVSPLLQHQLEELARQNSGNDLGGSKRRKLVVIGQDCVEPLQALRSAGHEVRMDVKEMADKRKIIENLKRKRKEEKKRSRDQRRRQKKTMNTK, from the exons ATGGCCGCCAATTCGCCGCCGACGCAACCATCATTCTCCTCTAAGCCCTCGAACAAAAAGAGAAAGGGAAAGGGAAACAGAAATCCTCAGGACCCGGAACTTGACCGGCTCGACTCGCTTCAATGGCACCGGTCTCTTGCAGAGGATGATCCATTTTCTGCCTTTGCTGGCTCTCACGAGCTCGAAGGAG GTTTTCtttctcttgaagagattgatgAGGCTGATTACGGTTTAGAGCTTCCTAATGTTGACAAGGGAAAGCCTGAGAAATCTGTAAAATCAAAGAAACGGAAGCATGATGTTGCTAATGATGCAATTGAAGAGAAAGTGGAGGAAGCAGAGAAGGCTGTGGGGaatgaggaaaagaaaaagaagaggaagaagaaggagaagcggaagaagaaggagaagaagaagaaggcaaATGGAACTCAGAAAAATGAGGAACTCACTGCTG TGAATGTCGATAGCAATGGCAAGGATGAGGATGATGATGGTGGAGAATCGATTGATGAGACTGATTTTTATGCGTGGAATGAGCTGAGACTTCATCCTTCGCTTATGAAATCAATATATAGGCTTGGGTTTAAGGAGCCAACACCGATCCAAAAAGCTTGTATTCCTGCTGCAGCTCATCAAGGGAAGGTTAGTAGGGTTAATGTCTCTGagaaggttattttttgtg AGACTGGTTCTGGAAAGACACTTGCTTTTGGTTTGCCCATCTTCCAACGGCTTCTGGAGGAAAGATATAAGGCCACAAAAATGTTTGAAGAGTTGGGTGGTGAAGCTGAAAAGTTTGCCCCAAAATGCCTTATGCGGGCACTGATCATCACTCCTACAAGGGAGCTTGCGCTTCAG gTTACTGATCATCTTAAGGAAGTAGCTAAGGGTATTGACATTAGGGTGGTTCCTATTGTTGGTGGAATGTCAACGGAGAAGCAGGAAAGACTTTTAAAGGCAAGGCCTGAGGTTATTGTTGGAACTCCTGGTCGATTATGGGAACTTATGTCAGGAGGAGAAAAGCATCTTGCTGAG TTGCATTCATTGTCTTTCTTTGTGCTGGACGAAGCTGATCGAATGATTGAAAATGGACATTTTCATGAGTTGCAGTCAATAATTGACATGCTGCCTGTGGCCAATAGCTCCACTGAAGTTGAACGGCAATCTCAAAATGTGCAAAATTGTGCAACTCTCTCAACCCTGCAAAGGAAGAAAAGACAAACATTTGTTTTTTCCGCAACAATAGCATTATCTGCCGATTTTCGCAAGAAGCTAAAGCGAGGTTTGCTAAAATCAAAGGAAGAAATGACTGGAGGATTGAATTCTATAGAAACTCTCTCCGAACGGGCAGGAATAAGAGCTAATGCAGCCATAATTGATTTGACAAATGCATCAATCCTGGCACATAAGCTTGAAGAATCATTTATTGA ATGcagggaagaagagaaagatgCTTACCTATACTACATATTGAGTGTTCATGGACAAGGTCGCACAATTGTTTTCTGTACATCAATTGCAGCTTTGCGTCATATTTCTGCCCTCTTGCGCATTCTGGGAGTACATGTTTGGACACTTCATGCTCAGATGCAGCAGCGAGCTCGACTGAAG GCAATGGATCGTTTTCGCACAAATGAACATGGTATACTTATTGCCACTGATGTTGCTGCTAGAGGCCTTGATATTCCTGGTGTTCGAACTGTTGTTCACTATCAGCTCCCACATTCAGCAGAA gtCTATGTCCACAGAAGTGGAAGAACTGCTAGAGCTTTTACTGATGGATGCAGCATTGCTTTAATCTCTCCTAATGATACCTCAAAATTTGCCTCTTTATGCAAATCATTTTCAAAG GAAAGTTTCCAGAGATTTCCTTTAGAGGAATCATACATGCCTGAGGTGATAAAACGACTGTCTCTTGCACGTCAGATAGACAAGATAATGCGGAAGAACTCACAG GAGAAGGCAAAGAAAACCTGGTTTGAACGAAATGCAGAATCAGTTGAGTTAATTGTGGAGAAGGATGATAGTGAGGATGAAAGAGTGAACAATTATAAGCAAAAGAAAATCACCTCCATGCAGTTGAACAAATTACAGCAG GAGCTCAATATGCTGCTTTCACGTCCATTGCAACCAAAAACATTTTCACATCGATACTTGGCAGGG GCCGGTGTTTCACCTCTCCTGCAACACCAGTTAGAAGAATTAGCTAGACAA
- the LOC110602128 gene encoding DEAD-box ATP-dependent RNA helicase 13 isoform X2, whose product MAANSPPTQPSFSSKPSNKKRKGKGNRNPQDPELDRLDSLQWHRSLAEDDPFSAFAGSHELEGGFLSLEEIDEADYGLELPNVDKGKPEKSVKSKKRKHDVANDAIEEKVEEAEKAVGNEEKKKKRKKKEKRKKKEKKKKANGTQKNEELTAVNVDSNGKDEDDDGGESIDETDFYAWNELRLHPSLMKSIYRLGFKEPTPIQKACIPAAAHQGKDVVGAAETGSGKTLAFGLPIFQRLLEERYKATKMFEELGGEAEKFAPKCLMRALIITPTRELALQVTDHLKEVAKGIDIRVVPIVGGMSTEKQERLLKARPEVIVGTPGRLWELMSGGEKHLAELHSLSFFVLDEADRMIENGHFHELQSIIDMLPVANSSTEVERQSQNVQNCATLSTLQRKKRQTFVFSATIALSADFRKKLKRGLLKSKEEMTGGLNSIETLSERAGIRANAAIIDLTNASILAHKLEESFIECREEEKDAYLYYILSVHGQGRTIVFCTSIAALRHISALLRILGVHVWTLHAQMQQRARLKAMDRFRTNEHGILIATDVAARGLDIPGVRTVVHYQLPHSAEVYVHRSGRTARAFTDGCSIALISPNDTSKFASLCKSFSKESFQRFPLEESYMPEVIKRLSLARQIDKIMRKNSQEKAKKTWFERNAESVELIVEKDDSEDERVNNYKQKKITSMQLNKLQQELNMLLSRPLQPKTFSHRYLAGAGVSPLLQHQLEELARQNSGNDLGGSKRRKLVVIGQDCVEPLQALRSAGHEVRMDVKEMADKRKIIENLKRKRKEEKKRSRDQRRRQKKTMNTK is encoded by the exons ATGGCCGCCAATTCGCCGCCGACGCAACCATCATTCTCCTCTAAGCCCTCGAACAAAAAGAGAAAGGGAAAGGGAAACAGAAATCCTCAGGACCCGGAACTTGACCGGCTCGACTCGCTTCAATGGCACCGGTCTCTTGCAGAGGATGATCCATTTTCTGCCTTTGCTGGCTCTCACGAGCTCGAAGGAG GTTTTCtttctcttgaagagattgatgAGGCTGATTACGGTTTAGAGCTTCCTAATGTTGACAAGGGAAAGCCTGAGAAATCTGTAAAATCAAAGAAACGGAAGCATGATGTTGCTAATGATGCAATTGAAGAGAAAGTGGAGGAAGCAGAGAAGGCTGTGGGGaatgaggaaaagaaaaagaagaggaagaagaaggagaagcggaagaagaaggagaagaagaagaaggcaaATGGAACTCAGAAAAATGAGGAACTCACTGCTG TGAATGTCGATAGCAATGGCAAGGATGAGGATGATGATGGTGGAGAATCGATTGATGAGACTGATTTTTATGCGTGGAATGAGCTGAGACTTCATCCTTCGCTTATGAAATCAATATATAGGCTTGGGTTTAAGGAGCCAACACCGATCCAAAAAGCTTGTATTCCTGCTGCAGCTCATCAAGGGAAG GATGTTGTTGGTGCTGCAGAGACTGGTTCTGGAAAGACACTTGCTTTTGGTTTGCCCATCTTCCAACGGCTTCTGGAGGAAAGATATAAGGCCACAAAAATGTTTGAAGAGTTGGGTGGTGAAGCTGAAAAGTTTGCCCCAAAATGCCTTATGCGGGCACTGATCATCACTCCTACAAGGGAGCTTGCGCTTCAG gTTACTGATCATCTTAAGGAAGTAGCTAAGGGTATTGACATTAGGGTGGTTCCTATTGTTGGTGGAATGTCAACGGAGAAGCAGGAAAGACTTTTAAAGGCAAGGCCTGAGGTTATTGTTGGAACTCCTGGTCGATTATGGGAACTTATGTCAGGAGGAGAAAAGCATCTTGCTGAG TTGCATTCATTGTCTTTCTTTGTGCTGGACGAAGCTGATCGAATGATTGAAAATGGACATTTTCATGAGTTGCAGTCAATAATTGACATGCTGCCTGTGGCCAATAGCTCCACTGAAGTTGAACGGCAATCTCAAAATGTGCAAAATTGTGCAACTCTCTCAACCCTGCAAAGGAAGAAAAGACAAACATTTGTTTTTTCCGCAACAATAGCATTATCTGCCGATTTTCGCAAGAAGCTAAAGCGAGGTTTGCTAAAATCAAAGGAAGAAATGACTGGAGGATTGAATTCTATAGAAACTCTCTCCGAACGGGCAGGAATAAGAGCTAATGCAGCCATAATTGATTTGACAAATGCATCAATCCTGGCACATAAGCTTGAAGAATCATTTATTGA ATGcagggaagaagagaaagatgCTTACCTATACTACATATTGAGTGTTCATGGACAAGGTCGCACAATTGTTTTCTGTACATCAATTGCAGCTTTGCGTCATATTTCTGCCCTCTTGCGCATTCTGGGAGTACATGTTTGGACACTTCATGCTCAGATGCAGCAGCGAGCTCGACTGAAG GCAATGGATCGTTTTCGCACAAATGAACATGGTATACTTATTGCCACTGATGTTGCTGCTAGAGGCCTTGATATTCCTGGTGTTCGAACTGTTGTTCACTATCAGCTCCCACATTCAGCAGAA gtCTATGTCCACAGAAGTGGAAGAACTGCTAGAGCTTTTACTGATGGATGCAGCATTGCTTTAATCTCTCCTAATGATACCTCAAAATTTGCCTCTTTATGCAAATCATTTTCAAAG GAAAGTTTCCAGAGATTTCCTTTAGAGGAATCATACATGCCTGAGGTGATAAAACGACTGTCTCTTGCACGTCAGATAGACAAGATAATGCGGAAGAACTCACAG GAGAAGGCAAAGAAAACCTGGTTTGAACGAAATGCAGAATCAGTTGAGTTAATTGTGGAGAAGGATGATAGTGAGGATGAAAGAGTGAACAATTATAAGCAAAAGAAAATCACCTCCATGCAGTTGAACAAATTACAGCAG GAGCTCAATATGCTGCTTTCACGTCCATTGCAACCAAAAACATTTTCACATCGATACTTGGCAGGG GCCGGTGTTTCACCTCTCCTGCAACACCAGTTAGAAGAATTAGCTAGACAA